The Granulicella arctica genomic interval AGATCCAATGCTGGGATTTCGCTGGGGTCGCAAAGGACTATCCCGACCTGATTGAACCGCTCATGGTCTGGTTGCTGCGCCGGATCGACGACGTTTTGTATGACCCGAAGAATCTAGGTGTCCCTAAGCACGTTGTCATCGAAGAGATCTTCTCCAATCTCCAGAACAAAGAGCTGTTAGAAGGAGCGCTCGCCAGCATCAAGCAGGTTCGAAAGAACCTCGGCGGCGTCACCATGATCGCTCAGTCTGCCAACGATCTTGGAGTGAACGCGGACAGCATCGTCAACTCCTGCACGTCGTTTCTCTTGCTTCCCGATGCAACGTTCAACCGGGAGTTCTACGGCAAGCTCTTCAAGATGAATGAGCAGCAGCTCACCCTTTTCGAGGGCCTGCGCCAGCGCGAGGCCCTCTATATGCGGCGTGATGGCGTCACCAAAGTTGTCACGCTCAACCTCGATCCACGCAGCTATGCGATGTTCTCGACCAAACCAAAAGACAAGGCCCGGCGAGGAAGACTCATCGAGAAGTGGGGGTTACACGAGGGAATTACCCGCTTCGTTTCAGGCGAAGACGCATAGTGCGGTTCCGCGAAAGCGGACTGCTTAACGACGACAGCTTTCATTCATCCAGGGAGACCGACCTAATGAAAACACCACTCTTGATTGCCGCTAGTCTCACGCTTGCGGTCACCGCCCACGCTGCGCCACCAGCTACACCACAGCAGAAAGCCCCCCGCACGGTAGAAGTAAGCGCGACCGCCGCGCCCCCGGTCATCCGAACCAGCCTCAATGAATCAACGCTCCTGGAGCTACCCGCCGAAGAAAAGGTCGCAACGGTGTTCGGAGGAAACACGGACGATTGGATCTTCAACGCCGGGCACGTCGCCAGCCGTTTTATCAGCGTGAAACCAAAGGCCGCCGCCGCAAAGAGCACGACGAACGTCCACATCATCTCTGACCATGGGAACGACTACACCCTGGAGTTGCAAGAGGTCTCGGGCGACCCGAGCGCGAGCTTTGATTCCACAGTCTTTCTAGTCCCCGCAGACAAAGAGGCTCAGAAGAAGAT includes:
- a CDS encoding TrbG/VirB9 family P-type conjugative transfer protein, giving the protein MKTPLLIAASLTLAVTAHAAPPATPQQKAPRTVEVSATAAPPVIRTSLNESTLLELPAEEKVATVFGGNTDDWIFNAGHVASRFISVKPKAAAAKSTTNVHIISDHGNDYTLELQEVSGDPSASFDSTVFLVPADKEAQKKMTEAPVFVPVAEVKEKQDRLEKELAEAQAKASADHKTAQDAQEKYASTYPSNLHFDYSWDQSKAKALGVRQIWDDGKFTYIQGKFEEPPVVYELKDKKGSIINFDFANGLYTVPKLLQNGYVAIGKSKVEFHREEAN